From Mucilaginibacter gotjawali:
GCGGCCACGGTAAATGGGGCCGTAACTGGGACGATTTTGCCGCCGAAACACCTAAAGAGCAGGTGTAAAGTCTGAAGTCTTGAGTCCGGAGTCTAAAGTCACATTTGGATTAACCGGACTTAAGACTTTTGACTCCAGACTAAGGACTTAAGACTTAACAAAATGGATATACTTATTTTTACAACAAGCGTTGAAAAACCCGAACAGGTAAGGGAAGTAAAACCCCTGTTAACCTCTGTTCCGGCAATAACCGGGTGGAACTTCGACCTGGAAGATTGTGATAAAATTTTAAGGATAGAGGCCGATGATATTTCGCCGCGCTATATCGAATCGCTGCTGCAAACCGCCGGGTTTGATTGCCGGGAGCTGGAGTATTAGCCCCCTGGCCCCCTAAAGGAATTGCAGGTATGGGAAGAAGTTAATATCGAATAATGAATATTGAATGTCCAATATCGAAATTTCTTACTTCATGATTCTACACCAGCCTGCCGGCAGGCTGGTTCAGTGTTCGATATTAAACCTGACGATAAAACCTAAAAGTATTGTTCAGATTATATTGCGCTTTATTGTGCCTCATCCGAAAAAAGCTTTCGCCTTTTACCCCTGCCTGTCGGCAGGCAGGTTTCAGCTTTCACCTCTCCAACTACACAAACTGGCTGATCACCCGCTGTAATTCACCCGCCTGTATTACCCCGCTTTGCCGCCATTTGGTTTGGCCGTTTTTAAATATCATGAGCGTGGGTACGCTTTGTACCTTGTAAGCATCGGCCGCCTGCGGGTTTTTATCAATATCAATTTTAATGATCGTTACTTTCTCGCCCATGGCGTCCTTTACCTGTTTAAGGATCGGCGGCATCATTTTGCACGGGCCGCACCACTCTGCCGAAAAATCAACCAGCACGGGTTTGTTTGACGCGATCATCTCCTGGAAATTTGCCATAATTATCTTGGTTTACAGAAGTATAACAATAATATAAATAAAAGGATTTTTTTTATTCCTTAAAATGTTCCCCATCATTTTTAGATGCAAATAAATTATCGCGCTGTCACACCATGCGTTCCGATAGAACGCTTTTTCCTTCCTGTATTTTTCTATCAACCACACGAGGCTGTATCAAAAGTCTATGAACTGAAAAGCAAACGAAATAAAATATGAATTTAGTGTTCTTAGTGAATTCTTAGTGCCCTTAGTGGTTTGTTTTTTTACCACGATGGGCACAAAGAAAGTACACTATGATCACAAAGTTCTATATGTTCAAAATATAATTTGGTTGCCTTTCACATGTAGAGACTTTTGAGACAGCCTCGTTGTAATTTGCAGGTACATCCCATAGGGATGTTTGGTGGGTAGAAGATAAAAAACAGACAGCTTAATGTTCCATCGGAACATCTCGTGATTTTACGGCAATTTGGATCGTGCCCGTCATTTTTAATTTATAAATATTGTATCTTCATTGGTTTATTCAACAACCAAACGCACAATTGTAATATGGCTAACCTGTACGAACCATCCGGAAAGCAGCGTATCGAATCGATCGACATTTTACGCGGGGCCGTAATGCTGATCATGGCTATTGACCACTGCCGCGATTTTTTCCATCACGCCGGCGCACTGGGCGATCCTACCAACATGGCAACAACCACGCCTTTTTTCTTTTTTACCCGCTGGATCACCCATTTTTGTGCACCAACTTTTTTGTTTTTGAGCGGCATATCGGCATTTTTGGCAGGTACCCGCCGCACCAAAGCTGAGCTAAGTGCTTTTTTAATAAAGAGAGGTCTCTGGATCATACTGGTTGAGCTGGTATTGCTGACCTTCGCTTTAACCTTTAACCCGTTTTATAATTCATTTATTTTGCAGGTGTTGTGGGCCATAGGCTTTAGTATGGTGATACTGGGTTTAGTGGTGCGCGCCCCACTGGCGGTTATAGGCATTCTAGGCGCATTGATATTTTTTGGGCATGATATACTTGATTTTGTAACCCTGCCAAAAGCCGGCGCAGCAGCCATTTTAATAAAAATATTCCTTACGGCGCAGGGTACGGTTATCCCCCTGGGCAAAACACACTTTATATTTGACTTGTATGCCGTAATCCCCTGGACGGGCGTAATGTTGCTGGGGTATGTTTTCGGTACCCTGTTTCAAAAAACAATCAACCCGCAACAACGCAAAAAAATATTGCTGATCACCGGGCTATCGGTAACGGCATTTTATATCATCCTGAGGTTTACCAACCTTTATGGCGACCCTAACCCCTGGGCAGTGCAGCGCAATGGGGTGTATACGGTGTTATCATTTTTAAATACCAGCAAATACCCGCCATCGCTGTTGTACCTTTGCATGACGCTGGGGCCGGCCATTACACTGCTCGCCCTTATTGAGCATACAAAAAACAAGTTTACCGCCATATTAACCGTTTATGGCAATGTGCCTTTCTTTTACTATGTACTCCATTTTTACCTCATACATTTAATAACTGTGGTGTTGTTTTTTGCGTCGGGCTATACCGTTCATCAAATTAACAGCCCCGGTGCTTTCTTCCTGTTCCGCCCGGTTGATTTTGGGTATAGCCTTGGTATTGTGTACCTGATATGGTTTTTGGTGATCACTTCACTGTACCTGCCCTGCCGCTGGTTCAGCAAATACAAAAAAACGCATAACCAGTGGTGGTTGAGCTATTTGTAGGGGATTTCGGATTTATTTTAGTGTGGAAGTCGGAATGCTGATTTCGGAATGA
This genomic window contains:
- the trxA gene encoding thioredoxin, with translation MANFQEMIASNKPVLVDFSAEWCGPCKMMPPILKQVKDAMGEKVTIIKIDIDKNPQAADAYKVQSVPTLMIFKNGQTKWRQSGVIQAGELQRVISQFV
- a CDS encoding DUF1624 domain-containing protein, with amino-acid sequence MANLYEPSGKQRIESIDILRGAVMLIMAIDHCRDFFHHAGALGDPTNMATTTPFFFFTRWITHFCAPTFLFLSGISAFLAGTRRTKAELSAFLIKRGLWIILVELVLLTFALTFNPFYNSFILQVLWAIGFSMVILGLVVRAPLAVIGILGALIFFGHDILDFVTLPKAGAAAILIKIFLTAQGTVIPLGKTHFIFDLYAVIPWTGVMLLGYVFGTLFQKTINPQQRKKILLITGLSVTAFYIILRFTNLYGDPNPWAVQRNGVYTVLSFLNTSKYPPSLLYLCMTLGPAITLLALIEHTKNKFTAILTVYGNVPFFYYVLHFYLIHLITVVLFFASGYTVHQINSPGAFFLFRPVDFGYSLGIVYLIWFLVITSLYLPCRWFSKYKKTHNQWWLSYL